The following nucleotide sequence is from Paenibacillus andongensis.
GATTACTATAATCGGTTAAACCAATGGAAGCCATATTATTTAAAGCAGCCATGATCGTCCGTCGAATACGTTGTTCAATTGCCTTGCTTTCCTTCTCAATATCTTTCTGGCCTTGTTTATAGGTGTGGGCGACAGACTCATACAATTCTTTTAAAGGAGGGAAGCTCGTTGCCTCTCTATGTTCAATGGCATTCTCCATTAAAGCTATAATGTCTTTACTGCCAATCTCACCGATGATTCCCAAATCCATTAGAATGGCCTTCACCACATCACGAACTTTTCGTTCTTTACGTGGAGAAGTTGGTCCAGCGATATCTAATTTGGCTAACGATTGCTTGATTTCCGAAACATAACGCTCATATTTCCACTGCTCATTGACTTTGTTCAAGACGTGCTCTACTTCCACACGATTAATCGGCTTATGAATAAAGAACTCAATTCCTTTTTGATAAGCTTCTCCTACCATGTCCTTATTTTCGATTTGTGAAATCATAATAAATTTTCCGTCATACCCACTGTTTTTTAATTGCGTGATTGTCTCAATACCGTCCTGATCAGGCATCAATAAATCAATCAACACGACATCCGGTTTCGATTTCAGGATCATTCGAGCCCCCTCCATGCCACCTTCCGCCGTCCCTGTAACCTCGCCAATGCCGCAATCATCAATAATATCTTGCAGCATACTTCTACAAACGACATCATCATCAACGATCATAATGGAAAGTGCCATCGACTCTACCCTCTTTAATTAGACTTGTTAGTGGAAGACGCACAACAAACTCCGTACCGCT
It contains:
- a CDS encoding response regulator, with product MALSIMIVDDDVVCRSMLQDIIDDCGIGEVTGTAEGGMEGARMILKSKPDVVLIDLLMPDQDGIETITQLKNSGYDGKFIMISQIENKDMVGEAYQKGIEFFIHKPINRVEVEHVLNKVNEQWKYERYVSEIKQSLAKLDIAGPTSPRKERKVRDVVKAILMDLGIIGEIGSKDIIALMENAIEHREATSFPPLKELYESVAHTYKQGQKDIEKESKAIEQRIRRTIMAALNNMASIGLTDYSNPKFEYYAPLYFDFQDIRMRMKVMDEDLQPDKGKVNIKKFLQVFYMETLEKLNN